A region from the Gavia stellata isolate bGavSte3 chromosome 2, bGavSte3.hap2, whole genome shotgun sequence genome encodes:
- the MRPS18A gene encoding large ribosomal subunit protein mL66 codes for MAAPSLLRGGLRRLFTGLFGNGWASPPARALREVVEVTEGNTTTIEGRIIEDAETPTPPNPSGQCPICRWNLKHKYDYVDVLLLSQFIRSDGGMLPRRITGLCLEEHKKIAVCVQMAHRAGLLPNHRPPLPEGHIPKKPRLNRYLTRWSIRSAKPIWRRGPKWCKKPMPVGHPLLKDNVKYTQKPLCLNH; via the exons ATGGCGGCGCCCAGCCTGCTGCGAGGGGGACTGAGGCGATTGTTCACCGGGCTTTTCGGAAACGGCTGGGCCTCGCCGCCGGCCCGAGCCCTCCGTGAGG TCGTGGAGGTGACTGAAGGCAACACGACCACA ATTGAAGGGAGGATTATAGAGGATGCTGAAACACCAACTCCTCCAAACCCCTCTGGCCAGTGTCCCATCTGTCGCTGGAACCTGAAGCATAAGTACGATTATGTG GACGTCTTGCTACTGAGTCAGTTTATCCGTTCTGATGGAGGGATGCTGCCACGAAGGATCACAGGCCTCTGTTTGGAGGAGCACAAGAAGATTGCTGTCTGTGTGCAGATGGCTCACCGTGCAG gttTGTTGCCAAACCACAGGCCTCCACTTCCTGAAGGGCATATTCCCAAGAAACCCAGGCTCAACAG GTATCTGACCCGCTGGTCCATCAGATCTGCAAAGCCCATCTGGAGGAGGGGCCCTAAGTGGTGCAAAAAACCCATGCCAGTCGGACACCCTTTGCTGAAAGATAATGTCAAATATACACAGAAGCCTCTCTGTTTAAACCACTAG